A window of Nocardiopsis sp. Huas11 genomic DNA:
CCTGGGGCCGGCGCAGGGCATCGCGGTGTACCCCTTCCTCTGGTCGGCCGAGGCACAGGCCGACCTGGCGGCCACGACCCGCTCGCCGGTGCCGCTCCGGGAGCTGACGGATCTGGGCCGGGAGTCGTGCGCCCCGCTGGGGCTGCCCGACCCGGGGCCGCTCGGGGCGCCGTGAGGCATGACGGCCGTGGGGCCCGCGACCGGTTCCGGGTCGCGGGCCCCACGGGTGGGTCGGTGATCGCTCAGGCGCGGCCGATGGCGCTGCACAGCGCCTTCAGCGAGGCCGTCGTGATGCTGCTGTGGATGCCCACGCCCCACACGACGCGGCCGTCGATCTCGGCCTCGACGTAGGCGGCGGCGCGGGCCTCGCCGTCACCGCCCATGGAGTGCTCCACGTAGTCCATGACGCGGACCTTGACGTCGACGTCGGTCAGGGCGTCGCAGAAGGCGGAGATCGGGCCGTTGCCGGTACCGGTCAGCTCGCGGATCTCGCCGTTGACGCGGGCGTCGGCCTCGATCCGGTACGTGCCGTCCTCGGCGGTGGTGGAGCGGTGGGCCAGCACCGCGACCGGGCCCTGCTCGGCCAGGTAGGTCTGCGTGAAGATCTCCCAGATGCGGCCGGCCGGGAACTCGCCGCCCTCGGCGTCGGTGAAGCCCTGGATGACCTGGGAGAACTCGATCTGCAGGCGACGCGGCAGGTCCAGCGAGTGGTCGCGCTGCATGATGTAGGAGACGCCGCCCTTGCCGGACTGGCTGTTGACGCGGATGACCGCCTCGTAGTTGCGCCCGACGTCCTTGGGGTCGATCGGCAGGTAGGGCACGTCCCAGGTGTACTCGTCGACCGGGGTCCCGGCGGCCTCGGCCGTCTCCTCCAGCGCGGTGAAGCCCTTCTTGATGGCGTCCTGGTGGGAGCCGGAGAAGGCCGTGTAGACCAGGTCGCCGCCGTAGGGGTGGCGCGGGGCGACGGGCAGCTGGGTGCAGTGCTCGACCGTGCGGCGGATCTCGTCGATGTCGGAGAAGTCGATCTGGGGGTCCACGCCCTGGCTGAACAGGTTCATGCCCAGGGTGACCAGGCAGACGTTGCCGGTGCGCTCACCGTGCCCGAACAGGCAGCCCTCGACGCGGTCGGCGCCGGCCATGACCGCCAGCTCGGCGGAGGCCACGCCCGTGCCCCGGTCGTTGTGCGGGTGGACCGACAGGACCACGTGCTCGCGACGGCTCAGGTTGCGGCTCATCCACTCGATCTGGTCGGCGTAGACGTTGGGGGTGGCGCGCTCGACCGTGGCGGGCAGGTTCAGGATGATCTCGCGGCCCGGACCGGGCTGCCAGACGTCCATGACCGCCTCGCAGACCTCCAGGGCGAAGTCCAGTTCGGTGTCGACGAAGATCTCGGGCGAGTACTCGTAGCCGAAGTACTCGGTCTCGCCCAGGTACTGCTCGGCGAACCGGATGACGTGGCGGGTGCCCTCGACCGCGATGTTCTTGCAGGCCTCCCGGTCGACCCGGAAGACGACGCGGCGGAAGGTCGGGGCGGTCGCGTTGTACAGGTGCACGGTGGAGCGCTTGGCGCCGACCAGGCTCTGCACGGTGCGCTCGATCAGGTCCTCGCGGGCCTGGGTCAGCACCGAGATCTGCACGTCGTCGGGGATCAGGTCGTCCTCGATCAGGGACCGTACGAAGTCGTAGTCGGTCTGGCTGGCCGAGGGGAAGCCGACCTCGATCTCCTTGTAGCCCATGCGCACCAGCAGCTGGAACATCTCGTGCTTGCGCGCGGAGTCCATCGGCTCGATCAGCGCCTGGTTGCCGTCGCGCAGGTCCGTGGACAGCCAGCGGGGCGCTTCGGTGATGGTCTTCGTGGGCCAGGTGCGGTCCGGCAGGTCCACCGGAGCGAAGGGCTCATAACGGTGGAAGGGCATAGGACTCGTCTTTTGCTGCGGCACCATGTCGGTGGCTCCTCGGTGAAAGTTCGCGTGGTCAAAGGTCGACCAGGACAAGCCGAAGCCCCGCGGCGAGGGAGCCGACCTTTTAACGACCCCCGCCGCGGCCGCTAAGAAGGAGCAGCTCGCGCAGCATAACGGGGTTCACGCTAGCAGACGGATCCGAGATCCTGGTACAGGACGTCCACATTCTGGGACGTCACCCTGTTCGACGGACGTCTCCCTCTTCGACGGTGACGGTCGCTCCTCTATTCCCGCGCACGGCGAAGGGGCGCCGCGGTGGCCCGGCCAAGTGGTCACCGTGACGCCCCTCTCTCCCCCGTGGGGGCCCAGGGTGTGTTCCGTGGAAGACGCCCTGGTCGCCGCGGCCCGGGGTGCAGGTCCGGGCCGCGGCGGGCTGTGGCGGCGGTCGCGTGGCTGTCCGACCGCCCGCGGGTCGGTTACGCGCCGGGGACCGGCTCGAACTCCTTGACCGCGTTGATCGCCGGTCCGTGCGGGGTGTTGGCCTCGCGCTCGATCATGATCTCGACCAGGACCGGACGGGAGGTCGCACGCGCCTCCTTGCGGGCCCACTCCAGCGACTCACGGATCTCGGACGGCTCGAAGACGCGGCGGCCGGAGCAGCCGTAGGCCTCCATGAGCTTGACGTTGTCCGTGCCGTACTCGTCGTAGTGGATGTCCACCTGGTAGTTCATGTCGAACGGGATGGACGCCTGGCGGATCAGGCCCAGGTACTCGTTGTTGAGCATGATGATGACGTAGGGCACGTCGTACTGGGCGGCGACCGCCAGCTCCTCCACCATGTACTGGAAGCCGTAGTCGCCGACGATGCCGACGACCTCCGCGTCCGGCTCGGTGTTCTTGAGGGCCTTCTTGACGCCGATGGCGGCGGGGATCTCCCAGCCCAGGGGCCCGGCCTGGCCGCAGATCTGGTAGCGGCGGGGCTTGTAGGCCTTCTGGTGCTGCCCGCCCCAGATCTGGTAGAGGCCGATGGCGGTGACGAAGTAGGTGTCCTCGTCGAAGACCTCGTTGATCTCCTTGTACACGCGCGGAGCCTTGACGGGGACGGTGTCGAAGTCCTCGCGCCGGGTCAGCTCGGACTTGAGCGTGCCGATCCGGTCGATCCACGGCTGCACGGTGGCCTTGGCGTCACGGCGCTTGGCGGCGGCGAGCAGTTCGCGCAGGAACAGCTTGGCGTCGGAGACCACGCCCAGGTCGGGTTCGAAGACCCGCCCGATCTGCGTGGCCTCGATGTCCACGTGGATGAACTTGCGCTCGCCGCGGTAGACGTCGATCTGCCCGGTGTGGCGGTCGGCGAACCGGGCGCCGACGGCCAGGACCAGGTCCGACTCCAGGAAGGAGGCGTTGCCGTAGCGCTGCGAGGTCTGCACGCCGGTCATGCCGGAGTAGAGCGGGGAGTCCTCGTCGAAGGACCCCTTGCCCATGAGGGTGACCTGCACCGGCACGTTCAGGTGCGCGGCGAGCTCGCGCAGCTCGTCGGAGGCCTCGGCCAGGATCACGCCGCCGCCCGCGAGGATGAGCGGGCGCTCGGCCTCCAGCAGCAGGTCCAGGGCGCGCTCCACCCGCGGCAGGTGCGGCTCGACGGTGTTGATCTTGAGCGGGGCGTCGATGGCGGGGTCGTAGTCGATCAGCTGCTGGGCGATGTCGACCGGGATGTCGACCAGCACGGGGCCGGGGCGGCCCGACTGGGCGATCCGGAACGCCTCGCGGAAGATCCACGGGGCGGTCGCCGCCTCCTTGATCTGCACGGCCCACTTGGTGACGGGCTTGGCGATCTCGACGATGTCGACGGCCTGGAAGCCCTCCTTGTCCAGCAGGTCGGTGCGCTGCTGGCCGGTGATGCACACGATCGGCACGGAGTCGGCGATGGCCGTGTACAGACCGGTGATCATGTTGGTGCCGGCGGGGCCGGAGGTGCCGATGGCGACACCCACCTTGCCGGTGGTGCGCGACCACCCGTCCGCCATGTGGGTGGCGCCCTCCTCGTGGCGGACCGTCAGGTGTTCGATCCCACCGACGTCCTCCATGGCCTTGTAGAGCGGCAGGATCGCCGCACCGGGGCAGCCGAAGGCGGTGTCCACACCCTCGTCTTTGAGAACCTCGACGACGGCGTTCATCGCGGGCATCTGTACCATTTGAAGCGAACCCTTCAGTGCTAGGGGGGTTGAACGGATTTCCGTCGGCGGGACCCAGGGTGCGGCCAACACCCGAGGCCGCCGCCGGCCACGCGGTTCACACGTCAGCCGTGGTGGCGGACGGCCGGTACCGCCGACGGGAATTCCACTCGGGGCGGTGGTTACTCGCCACGACCCGACAGTTGCAGGACGGTCTTCAGCAGCGCGGAGTGGTCGAGTCCACCGTCGCCCTGGAGCTTGAGCGCGCCCACGAGCTGCGCCACGGTGGCGCCCACGGGGAGCGCGACCCCGGCCTCGCGGGCCGAGTCGGTGACGATCCGCATGTCCTTGTCGTGCAGGGCGATCCGGAAGCCCGGCTTGAAGTCGCGCTCGCGCATGACCTTGCCCTTGCGCTGGAGGACGGTGCTGCCGGCGAGACCGCCGCCCAGGACCTCCAGGCCCGCTTCGGTGTCCACGCCGTGCGCCTCGAGGAAGACGAGGGCCTCGGCCAGGAGCTGCATGTTGCCCGCGACGATGAGCTGGTTGGCGGCCTTGACCGTCTGACCGGAGCCGTGCGGCCCGACCAGGACGGGCGTGGAGCCCAGGACGTCGAAGACCGGGCGCGCGGCGTCGAAGTCGGCCTGCTCGCCGCCGACCATGATCGAGAGCTTGGCCTCGATCGCGCCGGCCTCGCCACCGCTGACGGGAGCGTCCAGGACGCGGAAGCCGCGCTCGGTCCCGGCCTGGGCGATCTCGCGGGAGACGTCCGGGCGGATGGTGCTCATGTCGATGATGAGGGTGCCGGGCTTGGCGTTGTCGAAGACCCCGCCCTCGCCGAGCATGGCCTCCTGCACGTCCGGGGAGTCCGGGACCATCGTGATGACGATGTCGGCGTCGGCGACGGCTCCGGCGATGCTGCCCCCGCGGCGGCCGCCCTGCTGGACGAGTGCGTCGACGCGGTCGGGGGTGAGGTTGTGGCCGGTGACGGTGAAGCCGGCCTGGACGAGGTTGGCGGCCATGGGAAGGCCCATGAT
This region includes:
- the gcl gene encoding glyoxylate carboligase, encoding MVQMPAMNAVVEVLKDEGVDTAFGCPGAAILPLYKAMEDVGGIEHLTVRHEEGATHMADGWSRTTGKVGVAIGTSGPAGTNMITGLYTAIADSVPIVCITGQQRTDLLDKEGFQAVDIVEIAKPVTKWAVQIKEAATAPWIFREAFRIAQSGRPGPVLVDIPVDIAQQLIDYDPAIDAPLKINTVEPHLPRVERALDLLLEAERPLILAGGGVILAEASDELRELAAHLNVPVQVTLMGKGSFDEDSPLYSGMTGVQTSQRYGNASFLESDLVLAVGARFADRHTGQIDVYRGERKFIHVDIEATQIGRVFEPDLGVVSDAKLFLRELLAAAKRRDAKATVQPWIDRIGTLKSELTRREDFDTVPVKAPRVYKEINEVFDEDTYFVTAIGLYQIWGGQHQKAYKPRRYQICGQAGPLGWEIPAAIGVKKALKNTEPDAEVVGIVGDYGFQYMVEELAVAAQYDVPYVIIMLNNEYLGLIRQASIPFDMNYQVDIHYDEYGTDNVKLMEAYGCSGRRVFEPSEIRESLEWARKEARATSRPVLVEIMIEREANTPHGPAINAVKEFEPVPGA
- the leuA gene encoding 2-isopropylmalate synthase, producing MVPQQKTSPMPFHRYEPFAPVDLPDRTWPTKTITEAPRWLSTDLRDGNQALIEPMDSARKHEMFQLLVRMGYKEIEVGFPSASQTDYDFVRSLIEDDLIPDDVQISVLTQAREDLIERTVQSLVGAKRSTVHLYNATAPTFRRVVFRVDREACKNIAVEGTRHVIRFAEQYLGETEYFGYEYSPEIFVDTELDFALEVCEAVMDVWQPGPGREIILNLPATVERATPNVYADQIEWMSRNLSRREHVVLSVHPHNDRGTGVASAELAVMAGADRVEGCLFGHGERTGNVCLVTLGMNLFSQGVDPQIDFSDIDEIRRTVEHCTQLPVAPRHPYGGDLVYTAFSGSHQDAIKKGFTALEETAEAAGTPVDEYTWDVPYLPIDPKDVGRNYEAVIRVNSQSGKGGVSYIMQRDHSLDLPRRLQIEFSQVIQGFTDAEGGEFPAGRIWEIFTQTYLAEQGPVAVLAHRSTTAEDGTYRIEADARVNGEIRELTGTGNGPISAFCDALTDVDVKVRVMDYVEHSMGGDGEARAAAYVEAEIDGRVVWGVGIHSSITTASLKALCSAIGRA
- a CDS encoding 2-hydroxy-3-oxopropionate reductase, with the translated sequence MPATNVAFIGLGIMGLPMAANLVQAGFTVTGHNLTPDRVDALVQQGGRRGGSIAGAVADADIVITMVPDSPDVQEAMLGEGGVFDNAKPGTLIIDMSTIRPDVSREIAQAGTERGFRVLDAPVSGGEAGAIEAKLSIMVGGEQADFDAARPVFDVLGSTPVLVGPHGSGQTVKAANQLIVAGNMQLLAEALVFLEAHGVDTEAGLEVLGGGLAGSTVLQRKGKVMRERDFKPGFRIALHDKDMRIVTDSAREAGVALPVGATVAQLVGALKLQGDGGLDHSALLKTVLQLSGRGE